Proteins encoded in a region of the Bacillus methanolicus genome:
- the pgsA gene encoding CDP-diacylglycerol--glycerol-3-phosphate 3-phosphatidyltransferase: MNLPNKITISRIFLIPLFLVVMLAQFHWGEMEFLGAEMPVTHFVGALIFIVASTTDWIDGYYARKYKLVTNLGKFLDPLADKLLVSSALIVLVDLEMAASWIVIIIISREFAVTGLRLVLAGEGEVVAANMLGKIKTWTQIIAISALLLHNPVFEYVNIPFDDIALWVAMFFTIWSGWDYFYKNRQVFMNSK, encoded by the coding sequence ATGAATTTGCCAAATAAAATAACGATTTCGAGAATCTTTCTTATCCCCTTGTTTTTAGTTGTTATGCTTGCACAATTTCATTGGGGGGAAATGGAATTCCTTGGGGCTGAAATGCCGGTGACTCATTTTGTCGGTGCTCTGATTTTTATCGTTGCATCTACAACGGATTGGATCGATGGTTACTATGCCCGTAAATATAAATTGGTTACAAACCTGGGGAAATTTTTGGATCCTCTCGCTGATAAACTATTAGTGTCATCTGCTTTAATCGTCCTTGTTGATTTAGAAATGGCAGCTTCTTGGATTGTTATCATAATCATTAGCCGCGAGTTTGCTGTTACAGGTCTTCGCCTTGTTCTTGCTGGAGAAGGAGAAGTAGTTGCAGCAAATATGCTCGGTAAAATTAAGACATGGACACAAATCATTGCGATTTCAGCTTTGCTTTTACATAATCCTGTTTTTGAATATGTGAATATCCCATTTGATGACATCGCCCTTTGGGTTGCCATGTTTTTTACGATTTGGTCAGGATGGGATTATTTCTACAAAAACAGACAAGTATTTATGAACTCAAAATAA
- a CDS encoding competence/damage-inducible protein A translates to MNAEIIAVGSELLLGQIVNTNARFISKHLADAGINVFYHAVVGDNPGRLKSVLETAEKRSDIIIFTGGLGPTKDDLTKETIAAHLGTELVLDDDALQSIEEFYVKTGMEMTENNRKQALVLKGSQVLKNEHGMAPGMLLDTGNRIYMLLPGPPKEMEPMFTKYALPALLSKLNMQEKLVSRVIRFFGLSEALMEAKVQDIIDQQSNPTIAPLAAEWDVTLRLTAKHSSIETAFQLIDETEKLIVDRIGEYKYGYDDTTLMNELTKVLKQNSLTISCAESLTGGMFQQELTSIPGSVNILKGGVVCYTRESKENVLLVQKETIDKEGVVSEACAFELAENAAKIFQSDIGISFTGVAGPEELEGKPVGTVFIGISIKGRPTLVKKVNLAGTRDAIRTQTVKYGCFFLLKLLSESQSA, encoded by the coding sequence ATGAACGCTGAAATAATCGCGGTTGGCTCTGAATTATTACTTGGACAAATTGTAAACACAAATGCTCGATTTATATCGAAGCATTTGGCTGATGCCGGAATCAATGTTTTTTACCATGCAGTAGTCGGGGATAACCCCGGCCGATTGAAATCTGTTCTTGAAACAGCCGAAAAACGCTCTGATATCATTATTTTCACCGGCGGACTGGGTCCGACGAAAGATGATTTAACAAAAGAGACGATTGCGGCTCATCTCGGTACAGAACTGGTCTTGGATGATGATGCTCTTCAGTCGATTGAGGAGTTTTATGTAAAAACAGGGATGGAAATGACTGAAAACAATCGGAAGCAAGCATTGGTTCTTAAAGGTTCGCAAGTGTTGAAAAACGAACACGGAATGGCACCGGGCATGCTGCTTGACACGGGTAACCGTATTTATATGCTTTTGCCGGGGCCTCCTAAAGAAATGGAGCCGATGTTTACAAAATATGCGCTTCCTGCACTGTTAAGCAAATTGAACATGCAAGAAAAACTTGTATCAAGAGTCATTAGGTTTTTTGGACTTAGCGAGGCTCTGATGGAAGCGAAAGTTCAAGATATCATTGATCAGCAAAGCAATCCGACAATTGCTCCGCTCGCTGCGGAATGGGATGTCACCCTTCGCTTAACGGCAAAACACAGTTCAATTGAAACGGCGTTCCAGCTTATTGATGAAACAGAAAAATTAATCGTAGATCGTATAGGAGAGTATAAATACGGATATGACGATACTACTTTGATGAATGAACTTACGAAGGTTTTGAAACAAAATAGCCTGACGATTTCGTGTGCTGAAAGTTTAACTGGAGGGATGTTTCAACAGGAACTAACTTCTATTCCCGGATCCGTCAACATTCTAAAAGGCGGTGTTGTTTGTTATACCCGGGAGTCGAAAGAGAACGTACTCCTCGTTCAAAAAGAAACGATAGATAAAGAAGGAGTCGTCAGTGAAGCTTGTGCGTTTGAGCTAGCAGAAAATGCTGCTAAGATCTTTCAATCCGATATCGGCATCAGCTTTACTGGAGTGGCCGGTCCGGAAGAATTAGAAGGAAAACCGGTAGGCACTGTTTTCATTGGAATTTCGATTAAGGGCCGCCCAACTCTCGTAAAAAAGGTGAATCTTGCCGGAACTAGGGATGCAATCCGTACCCAAACAGTTAAATATGGATGTTTTTTCTTATTGAAATTACTTTCAGAATCACAGAGTGCTTGA
- the recA gene encoding recombinase RecA, whose amino-acid sequence MSDRQAALEMALKQIEKQFGKGSIMKLGEQTDRRISTVPSGSLALDAALGVGGYPRGRIIEIYGPESSGKTTVALHAIAEVQAQGGQAAFIDAEHALDPIYAQKLGVDIDELLLSQPDTGEQALEIAEALVRSGAVDIIVIDSVAALVPKAEIEGEMGDSHVGLQARLMSQALRKLSGAINKSKTIAIFINQIREKVGVMFGNPETTPGGRALKFYSTIRLEVRRAEQLKQGNDMVGNKTKIKVVKNKVAPPFRTAEVDIMYGEGISKEGEIIDMGSELDIIQKSGSWYSYNDERLGQGRENAKQYLKENVELRNEIQQKIREHFGLDEIKTITEPEEQEEFDLLD is encoded by the coding sequence GTGAGTGACCGTCAAGCAGCCTTAGAAATGGCGTTGAAGCAAATAGAAAAACAATTTGGTAAAGGCTCAATTATGAAACTAGGAGAGCAAACTGACCGAAGAATTTCAACCGTGCCCAGCGGTTCGCTTGCACTTGATGCTGCGCTTGGAGTAGGCGGATATCCGCGCGGACGCATTATCGAAATTTACGGGCCTGAGAGTTCAGGTAAAACGACCGTTGCCCTGCATGCGATTGCGGAAGTTCAGGCACAAGGCGGACAAGCTGCGTTTATTGATGCGGAGCATGCCCTTGATCCGATATATGCTCAAAAACTTGGAGTTGATATTGATGAGCTGCTTCTTTCCCAGCCGGATACAGGGGAGCAGGCATTGGAAATCGCTGAAGCGTTAGTAAGAAGCGGGGCTGTTGACATCATTGTTATTGATTCTGTTGCTGCGCTTGTTCCAAAAGCGGAGATTGAAGGAGAAATGGGGGATTCTCATGTCGGTCTCCAGGCCCGCCTTATGTCCCAAGCACTGCGCAAGCTGTCAGGTGCCATTAATAAGTCGAAAACAATTGCAATCTTTATTAACCAAATCCGCGAGAAAGTAGGAGTTATGTTCGGCAACCCGGAAACCACTCCGGGCGGACGCGCGCTAAAGTTCTATTCTACGATCCGTCTGGAAGTGCGCCGTGCTGAACAATTAAAGCAAGGCAATGACATGGTTGGGAATAAAACAAAAATAAAAGTTGTGAAAAATAAAGTAGCTCCTCCATTCCGTACAGCAGAAGTTGATATTATGTACGGGGAAGGTATTTCAAAAGAGGGCGAAATCATTGATATGGGTTCCGAATTGGATATTATCCAGAAGAGCGGATCCTGGTATTCGTACAATGATGAGCGCCTAGGTCAGGGCCGCGAGAATGCAAAACAATATTTGAAAGAAAATGTGGAACTTCGCAACGAGATCCAGCAAAAAATCAGGGAGCACTTTGGCCTTGATGAAATAAAAACAATAACCGAACCGGAAGAACAGGAAGAATTTGACCTGTTGGATTAA
- the rny gene encoding ribonuclease Y, producing the protein MEPITIISILLGLFVGAVVGYFIRKSIAEAKITGAKNAAEQILEDARRQADALKKEALLEAKDEIHKLRTEAEREVKERRIELQKQENRLLQKEENLDRKDETLDKREALLEKKEDSLNKRQQHIEEMESKVDEMVRAQQAELERISSLTREEAKSIILERVENELSHEIAMMIKESEIRAKEEADKKAKEILSLAIQRCAADHVAETTVSVVNLPNDEMKGRIIGREGRNIRTLETLTGIDLIIDDTPEAVILSGFDPIRRETARLALDKLVQDGRIHPARIEEMVEKARREVDEHIREIGEQTTFDVGVHGLHPDLIKILGRLKYRTSYGQNVLKHSMEVAQLSGLLAAELGEDETLARRAGLLHDIGKAIDHEVEGSHVEIGVELATKYKEHPVVINSIASHHGDTEPTSIIAVLVAAADALSAARPGARSETLENYIRRLEKLEEISESYEGVEKSFAVQAGREVRIMVKPEQIDDLEAHRLARDIRKRIEEELDYPGHIKVTVIRETRAVEYAK; encoded by the coding sequence ATGGAACCCATTACGATCATCTCCATTTTGCTTGGCCTATTCGTCGGTGCAGTTGTTGGCTATTTCATTCGTAAATCCATTGCTGAAGCAAAGATAACAGGCGCAAAAAATGCAGCTGAACAGATCCTGGAAGATGCCAGGCGTCAAGCAGATGCATTAAAGAAAGAAGCTTTGTTGGAGGCAAAGGATGAAATTCACAAGCTTCGTACTGAAGCTGAACGTGAGGTTAAAGAACGAAGAATTGAACTGCAAAAACAAGAAAACCGTTTACTGCAAAAAGAAGAGAATCTTGATCGGAAGGACGAAACGTTAGACAAACGTGAAGCCCTTTTAGAAAAGAAAGAGGATTCCCTTAATAAAAGACAACAGCATATTGAAGAGATGGAAAGCAAAGTGGACGAGATGGTACGAGCACAGCAAGCTGAACTTGAACGTATCTCGAGCTTGACACGGGAAGAGGCAAAATCAATCATTTTGGAACGCGTTGAGAACGAATTGTCTCACGAAATTGCGATGATGATAAAAGAAAGCGAAATTCGAGCAAAGGAAGAGGCTGACAAGAAAGCAAAAGAAATCTTGTCACTGGCTATACAAAGATGTGCAGCAGATCATGTCGCTGAGACAACTGTATCAGTTGTGAACCTTCCAAATGATGAAATGAAGGGCCGGATTATTGGCCGTGAAGGAAGAAATATCAGAACTCTTGAAACGTTGACTGGTATTGACCTTATCATTGATGATACTCCTGAAGCCGTAATATTATCAGGTTTTGACCCTATACGCCGTGAAACAGCTCGTTTAGCATTAGACAAGCTTGTACAAGACGGACGCATTCACCCTGCACGAATCGAGGAAATGGTAGAAAAAGCCCGGCGTGAGGTGGATGAACATATCCGTGAAATTGGTGAACAAACTACATTTGATGTCGGTGTTCACGGGCTCCATCCGGATTTAATTAAAATTCTTGGCCGCTTGAAATACCGTACAAGTTACGGCCAAAATGTGTTAAAACATTCAATGGAAGTTGCTCAGCTTTCAGGACTGCTGGCAGCTGAGCTTGGTGAAGACGAAACTTTAGCACGCCGTGCAGGACTGCTTCATGACATCGGTAAAGCAATTGACCATGAAGTAGAAGGAAGCCATGTTGAAATAGGAGTGGAACTTGCAACGAAGTACAAGGAACATCCTGTTGTGATTAACAGTATTGCTTCACACCACGGCGACACTGAACCTACGTCAATCATTGCTGTTTTAGTGGCAGCCGCTGATGCGTTATCAGCAGCAAGACCTGGAGCACGCAGTGAAACGCTTGAAAACTATATTCGACGCCTAGAAAAGCTTGAAGAGATTTCTGAATCATACGAAGGTGTGGAGAAATCATTTGCAGTTCAAGCAGGCCGCGAGGTTCGGATTATGGTTAAGCCGGAACAAATTGATGATCTTGAAGCTCATCGATTGGCAAGAGACATTCGTAAAAGAATTGAAGAAGAGCTTGATTATCCAGGCCACATAAAAGTTACGGTGATTCGTGAAACAAGGGCTGTTGAATATGCAAAATAA
- a CDS encoding TIGR00282 family metallophosphoesterase, giving the protein MRILFVGDVVGSLGREMVSEYLGKLKEKYRPNLTIVNGENAAGGKGITEKIYRQFLEYGAQAVTLGNHTWHNREIFDFINDAKYIVRPANFPDATLGTGIVYLKVNQEEVAVISLQGRTFMPAIDCPFMKADQLIEEAKRRTPIIFVDFHAEATSEKQAMGWYLDGRVSAVVGTHTHVQTGDERILPGGTAYLTDVGMTGPYDEILGVEKEAVIKKFLTSLPVRFEVPKRGRVQLNAVLIDIDNKNGKAEKIQRILINDDHPFFS; this is encoded by the coding sequence ATGAGAATACTGTTTGTAGGCGATGTTGTCGGGTCGCTTGGAAGAGAAATGGTTAGTGAGTATTTAGGCAAGCTAAAAGAAAAATATCGTCCAAATTTAACAATTGTAAATGGTGAAAATGCAGCCGGCGGTAAAGGAATTACAGAAAAAATTTACCGTCAATTTTTAGAGTATGGGGCCCAAGCTGTTACATTAGGTAATCATACATGGCATAATCGGGAAATCTTTGATTTCATCAATGATGCGAAATACATCGTGAGGCCTGCTAATTTTCCTGATGCAACTCTAGGTACTGGAATTGTTTACTTAAAAGTTAATCAGGAAGAAGTAGCCGTAATAAGTCTTCAAGGCCGCACATTTATGCCTGCAATTGATTGCCCCTTTATGAAGGCCGATCAATTGATTGAAGAGGCAAAGCGCAGGACACCCATCATTTTTGTCGATTTCCATGCAGAGGCGACAAGCGAAAAACAAGCGATGGGCTGGTATTTAGACGGAAGGGTATCTGCAGTTGTCGGTACCCATACACATGTCCAGACGGGTGATGAACGGATACTGCCCGGGGGAACTGCTTATTTAACCGATGTAGGCATGACAGGCCCTTATGATGAAATTTTAGGTGTAGAAAAAGAAGCGGTAATTAAAAAGTTTCTCACAAGTCTGCCTGTTCGTTTTGAAGTGCCAAAAAGAGGACGGGTGCAGCTCAATGCAGTCCTAATTGATATAGACAATAAAAATGGCAAAGCTGAAAAGATACAAAGAATTTTAATTAATGACGATCATCCGTTTTTTTCTTAA
- the spoVS gene encoding stage V sporulation protein SpoVS encodes MEILKVSAKSNPNSVAGALAGVLRERGAAEIQAIGAGALNQAVKAVAIARGFVAPSGVDLICIPAFTDIQIDGEERTAIKLIVEPR; translated from the coding sequence ATGGAAATATTAAAAGTTTCAGCAAAGTCTAATCCTAATTCTGTAGCTGGTGCGCTTGCCGGTGTTCTGCGTGAGAGAGGCGCTGCGGAGATTCAGGCAATAGGTGCGGGTGCATTAAATCAAGCCGTTAAGGCAGTAGCAATTGCAAGAGGATTTGTCGCACCTAGCGGAGTTGATTTAATTTGCATCCCCGCATTTACCGATATTCAGATCGACGGCGAAGAACGCACGGCGATAAAATTAATTGTAGAACCTCGGTGA
- a CDS encoding 2-oxoacid:acceptor oxidoreductase subunit alpha: MINQLSWKVGGQQGEGIESTGEIFSIALNRLGYYLYGYRHFSSRIKGGHTNNKIRVSTTQVRSISDDLDILVAFDQETIDVNYKELHDDGIIIADAKFNPKQPDDTKAVLYAVPFTDIATELGTSLMKNMVAIGATSAILDLDITVFEEVVQEIFGRKGQQVVEKNMEAIRAGFDFMKQKLGSIQKMQLEKADGKKRMFMIGNDAIALGALAGGCRFMAAYPITPASEIMEYLIKKLPALGGTVIQTEDEIAAVTMAIGANYGGVRAITASAGPGLSLKMEAIGLSGITETPLVIIDTQRGGPSTGLPTKQEQSDLMAVIYGTHGEIPKIVIAPSTVEEAFYDTAEALNLAEEYQCPVIVLSDLQLSLGKQTVEPLDIDKVEIRRGKLITEELPEIENKGYFKRYEVTEDGISPRVIPGMKNGIHHVTGVEHDETGKPSEAAENRIVQMSKRLRKIENIKFKTPVYKNAPHEEADLLIVGFISTRGAIEEAMVRLEKDGIKTNHAHIRLIHPFPTDEMMPLVKSAKKIVVVENNATGQLANILKMNVGHAEKITKLLKYDGNPFLPHEIHTKCKELF, translated from the coding sequence ATGATTAATCAACTTTCTTGGAAAGTTGGCGGACAACAAGGGGAAGGAATAGAAAGCACAGGAGAAATATTTTCCATTGCACTAAATCGATTAGGTTACTATTTGTATGGGTATCGCCACTTCTCATCACGGATTAAAGGCGGCCATACAAACAATAAAATCCGGGTTAGTACAACTCAAGTTCGGTCGATTTCGGATGATTTAGACATCCTCGTTGCATTTGACCAAGAAACGATCGATGTAAACTACAAAGAATTACATGACGACGGGATTATCATTGCAGATGCTAAATTCAATCCGAAACAGCCTGATGATACAAAAGCAGTTTTGTATGCGGTTCCATTTACTGATATTGCAACAGAACTAGGTACATCCCTTATGAAAAACATGGTTGCCATCGGCGCAACTTCTGCCATTTTAGACCTCGATATTACAGTATTTGAAGAAGTTGTGCAAGAGATTTTCGGACGAAAAGGCCAGCAAGTTGTTGAAAAGAACATGGAAGCAATTCGGGCCGGGTTTGATTTTATGAAACAAAAGCTTGGCAGCATTCAAAAAATGCAGCTTGAAAAAGCAGACGGAAAAAAACGTATGTTTATGATTGGAAATGATGCAATTGCATTAGGTGCGCTTGCGGGCGGCTGTCGCTTTATGGCAGCATATCCGATCACTCCGGCATCTGAAATTATGGAATACTTAATTAAAAAATTGCCGGCATTGGGCGGTACAGTTATTCAAACGGAAGATGAAATTGCTGCTGTAACAATGGCGATTGGTGCAAACTACGGCGGGGTCCGTGCGATTACTGCTTCAGCTGGTCCAGGTCTTTCATTAAAAATGGAAGCAATCGGTTTATCAGGTATTACAGAAACTCCGCTTGTTATTATTGATACCCAACGCGGCGGTCCATCAACCGGACTTCCTACAAAACAAGAACAATCAGATTTGATGGCTGTGATTTACGGTACTCATGGGGAAATTCCGAAAATTGTTATTGCACCAAGTACAGTTGAAGAAGCTTTTTATGATACAGCAGAAGCATTAAACCTCGCTGAAGAATATCAGTGCCCTGTGATCGTATTATCAGATCTTCAATTGTCTTTAGGGAAGCAAACAGTAGAACCGCTTGATATTGATAAAGTAGAAATCCGCCGTGGAAAGTTGATAACAGAAGAACTTCCTGAAATTGAAAACAAAGGATACTTCAAGCGATATGAAGTTACTGAAGACGGCATCTCACCTCGGGTCATACCGGGAATGAAAAACGGTATTCATCACGTAACCGGTGTTGAACACGATGAAACAGGAAAACCGTCAGAGGCTGCTGAAAACCGCATTGTACAAATGAGTAAGCGGTTACGAAAAATTGAAAATATTAAATTTAAAACACCAGTTTATAAGAATGCTCCGCATGAAGAAGCAGATCTTTTAATAGTAGGTTTTATCTCCACACGGGGAGCAATAGAAGAAGCAATGGTGCGTTTGGAAAAGGACGGAATTAAAACAAACCATGCCCATATTCGCTTAATCCATCCGTTCCCGACTGATGAGATGATGCCTTTAGTAAAATCTGCAAAGAAAATTGTTGTTGTGGAAAATAATGCAACCGGACAGTTGGCAAATATACTGAAGATGAACGTCGGCCATGCAGAAAAGATTACAAAACTGTTAAAGTACGACGGAAATCCGTTCTTGCCGCATGAAATCCACACAAAATGCAAGGAGTTGTTTTAA
- a CDS encoding 2-oxoacid:ferredoxin oxidoreductase subunit beta has translation MATFKDFRNNVKPNWCPGCGDFSVQAAIQRAAANVGLEPENLAIVSGIGCSGRISGYINSYGFHGIHGRALPIAQGLKMANRELTVIASGGDGDGFAIGMGHTVHAIRRNIDITYIVMDNQIYGLTKGQTSPRSAAGFKTKSTPEGSIEQAISPMELALTAGATFVAQSFSTDLKDLTALIEAGIKHEGFSFINVFSPCVTYNKVNTYDWFKENLTKLSDIEGYDPSNREMAMQTLMKHNGLVTGLIYQDTERKSYQELVPGYKETPLAHADLQLDQEQFDKLVAEFM, from the coding sequence ATGGCAACATTTAAAGATTTTCGAAATAATGTGAAACCAAACTGGTGTCCTGGATGCGGTGACTTCTCCGTACAAGCGGCTATTCAGCGTGCAGCAGCCAATGTAGGATTAGAGCCTGAAAACTTAGCTATTGTTTCTGGTATCGGATGTTCAGGACGTATTTCAGGGTACATTAATTCTTACGGATTCCACGGTATTCATGGCCGTGCACTTCCAATTGCCCAAGGATTAAAAATGGCGAACCGTGAATTAACAGTTATTGCTTCCGGAGGAGACGGAGATGGCTTCGCGATTGGAATGGGCCACACTGTACATGCAATTCGCCGCAATATTGATATAACTTATATTGTAATGGATAACCAAATATACGGCTTAACAAAGGGACAGACTTCCCCTCGTTCTGCTGCAGGTTTTAAAACGAAATCTACACCCGAAGGATCCATTGAACAGGCTATTTCCCCAATGGAATTAGCGTTGACAGCAGGAGCAACATTTGTTGCTCAAAGTTTCTCAACAGATTTGAAAGATTTAACTGCATTAATTGAAGCCGGCATTAAACATGAAGGTTTCTCTTTTATCAATGTTTTCAGTCCATGTGTAACTTATAATAAAGTGAACACATACGATTGGTTTAAAGAAAATTTAACTAAGCTGAGTGATATTGAAGGCTATGACCCTTCTAACCGCGAAATGGCAATGCAAACGTTAATGAAACATAATGGTCTTGTTACAGGTTTGATTTATCAGGATACAGAGCGCAAGTCTTATCAGGAACTTGTACCCGGCTACAAGGAAACACCGCTTGCACATGCTGATTTACAATTGGATCAAGAACAATTTGATAAATTAGTGGCTGAATTTATGTAA
- the miaB gene encoding tRNA (N6-isopentenyl adenosine(37)-C2)-methylthiotransferase MiaB encodes MNEQQRLEGQQVKTANPSDKKSEKDYSKYFQAVYMPPSLKDAKKRGKEEVKYHKDFAIPEEFKGMGKDRKFYIRTYGCQMNEHDTEVMAGIFMGLGYEPTDNPEDANVILLNTCAIRENAENKVFGEIGHLKALKMEKPDLLLGVCGCMSQEESVVNKILKQYQYVDMIFGTHNIHRLPNILHEAYMSKEMVVEVWSKEGDIIENLPKVRRGNIKAWVNIMYGCDKFCTYCIVPYTRGKERSRRPEDIIQEVRHLAAQGYKEITLLGQNVNAYGKDFTDMKYGLGDLMEEIRKIDIPRVRFTTSHPRDFDDHLIEVLAKGGNLMPHIHLPVQSGSTDVLKIMARKYTREEYLELVRKIKAAIPDVALTTDIIVGYPNETEEQFEETLSLYREVGFESAYTFIYSPREGTPAAKMQDNVPMEVKKERLQRLNALVNELSAEAMKKYQGQIVEVLVEGESKNNPDVLAGYTSKNKLVNFTGPKSAIGKIVKVKITEAKTWSLNGEMVEELELAEVK; translated from the coding sequence ATGAATGAACAACAGCGTTTAGAAGGGCAGCAAGTTAAAACAGCAAATCCTTCGGACAAAAAATCCGAAAAGGATTACAGTAAATATTTCCAAGCTGTTTACATGCCGCCTTCCCTGAAAGATGCAAAAAAACGCGGGAAAGAAGAAGTTAAGTATCATAAAGATTTTGCGATCCCTGAAGAATTCAAAGGGATGGGCAAAGATCGGAAGTTTTACATTCGTACTTATGGCTGCCAGATGAATGAGCATGATACAGAAGTGATGGCAGGCATTTTTATGGGGCTTGGCTATGAGCCGACAGACAACCCTGAAGATGCGAACGTGATTCTTCTGAATACGTGTGCGATTCGTGAAAATGCGGAAAACAAAGTATTTGGGGAAATTGGCCATTTAAAGGCTCTAAAAATGGAAAAACCGGACTTGCTTCTTGGTGTATGCGGCTGTATGTCCCAAGAAGAATCAGTTGTAAACAAAATTCTTAAACAATATCAATATGTGGACATGATCTTTGGAACCCATAACATCCACCGCCTGCCAAATATTTTACATGAGGCATATATGTCCAAAGAAATGGTTGTCGAAGTTTGGTCTAAAGAAGGAGACATTATCGAAAACCTTCCGAAAGTCCGCCGCGGAAATATTAAGGCATGGGTAAACATTATGTACGGCTGTGATAAATTCTGTACGTACTGTATTGTTCCATATACTCGCGGAAAAGAACGGAGCCGCCGTCCGGAAGACATTATTCAGGAAGTCCGACATCTTGCTGCACAAGGATATAAAGAAATTACGCTTCTTGGACAAAATGTCAATGCGTATGGTAAAGATTTTACCGATATGAAGTATGGTCTTGGTGATTTGATGGAAGAAATCCGCAAAATTGATATACCACGTGTCCGTTTTACAACAAGCCATCCGCGTGACTTCGATGACCACTTGATTGAAGTGCTGGCAAAAGGCGGAAACTTGATGCCGCATATTCATTTACCGGTACAATCCGGCTCTACGGATGTATTAAAAATTATGGCACGGAAATATACACGTGAAGAGTATCTTGAATTAGTCCGCAAAATCAAAGCTGCGATTCCGGATGTTGCGTTGACAACTGATATTATTGTTGGGTATCCGAATGAAACAGAGGAACAATTTGAAGAGACATTATCCCTTTACCGTGAAGTAGGTTTTGAATCTGCTTATACATTTATTTACTCTCCACGTGAAGGAACTCCGGCTGCAAAAATGCAGGATAACGTTCCAATGGAAGTGAAAAAGGAACGATTACAGCGGTTAAACGCCCTTGTTAATGAGCTTTCAGCCGAAGCGATGAAGAAATATCAAGGCCAAATCGTTGAAGTTCTCGTTGAAGGTGAGAGTAAAAACAATCCGGATGTATTAGCAGGATATACGAGCAAAAACAAACTTGTAAACTTTACAGGTCCTAAATCAGCAATTGGTAAAATTGTAAAAGTAAAAATTACAGAAGCAAAAACATGGTCCTTAAACGGTGAAATGGTGGAAGAATTAGAACTGGCTGAGGTGAAATAA
- a CDS encoding RicAFT regulatory complex protein RicA family protein, which translates to MAKYTKEEIIARAKEIAKMIAETEEVDFFKRAEAQIHENEKVRTLIADIKGLQKQAVNLQHYGKPEALKKVEEKIEELERQLDEIPIVQEFKQSQVEVNELLQMIATTISNTVTDEIIISTGGDVLRGETGAQVRNSNHCHH; encoded by the coding sequence GTGGCAAAATATACAAAAGAAGAGATCATTGCTCGTGCAAAAGAAATTGCAAAAATGATCGCTGAAACAGAGGAAGTTGATTTTTTCAAACGCGCAGAGGCGCAAATTCATGAAAATGAAAAGGTCCGGACATTAATTGCGGATATTAAAGGCTTGCAGAAACAAGCAGTTAACCTCCAACATTACGGTAAACCTGAAGCTTTAAAGAAAGTGGAAGAAAAAATTGAAGAGCTTGAACGTCAGCTAGATGAAATTCCGATTGTTCAGGAATTCAAGCAGTCTCAAGTTGAGGTAAATGAATTGCTTCAAATGATTGCAACTACCATCTCAAACACGGTAACGGATGAAATTATTATTTCAACCGGCGGTGATGTTTTGCGCGGTGAAACAGGCGCGCAAGTCCGGAACAGCAATCACTGCCATCATTAA